In Levilactobacillus brevis, the genomic window GCCTTACCGTTCGCCAAATTTGGTCTGGATCGCGGTGGGAAGGACGGGCCAAGCCAAAGGGCGGTCTTGTCCCTCGCTTTGAGCCGGTAGCCCGCGTCTCAAAGACGCCATTTTCCAAGCGAACCGCTTGGAAAATCCAACGGCTGAGACCAAATTTGACTCACTCACGGCTACATGAGGCGTATCCAATAACTGACCGAACGTTGCCATGCCAGCGATGTCTCCGCACGTTCAGTGGCTTTCAATCATCGTAACCGGAGGCAGACGGAGATGGAGGTAGCCGTGACAGCGGTGTTAGCTGACGTCCCGAGTCAGCTTACAGCGCGGGACGTGTTTGGAGACTGGCGAATTTTGCTAGGCTTCAAACCGAGCCGGAGGACCGCTCCTCAGGCCGCAGGCGGTCCCCACAGCGCCGGAATCTCTGGCTGCCGCAGGTGGTGTTGATGACTCGTCTAATGGCGATGAACCCTGTCAACTGGGGATCGGGGCATGTTCGCAAACTTTCAACCTTCAGTCATACAGATCAAAATGGCACCACATTCCCGTTCATTCGGGAAATGTGGTGCCATTTTTTATCCATTTTTTCGCGTTACCTAAGGTTCAATAATGTTGGCTACGGCCGCCTCAATCGCCGGAATCAGCGGACTGTTGGCGTCAATGCCGGTCTGATCGAAGCGGTCCTGCCACCAGTTGCGGCGAATCGTCTGAACCTGGTTCACGACCGTTTCACCTGCAGGCGTTAACGTCAGGAGTTGTGTCTTGCCAGTGCCGGCCGTTTTGGTCAGGTAGCCGAGGCCCAGAATCTTATTGACCTCGCGGGTAGTCAGTCCCTTGTCAATCACCAAGGTTTTGGCGACTTGATTTTGGCTGACGGCGGGGTGTTCGTGCACGGTAAGCAGGACACAGGCGGCCGTGGGATTTAATCCCAGGGTAGCGAAGGCCTTGCGCGTGTCCTTATAATATTTTCGATGCAAGATGGAAATGTCTTGCGCCAAGTATCCTAGATCTTTCATGGCTCATTCAGTTCCTTTCCCCGAAATGTTCTGTGTTGACAAAACAACTTAAGGCAATTATGATAGATCTAAGTTGACTTGTCAACACAACTAAAAAATAAAAGGCGGGGTTCACGGTGAAAGATACGAAGACTGGTGCACAAGCACTGATTCAAAGCATGATTAATCAAGGCATTAAGTATGTTTTTGGTATTCCAGGAGCCAAGGTCGACCAATTGTTTGAGGGGATTCAGTATAGCAAGGATCCTCGGACGCCCAAGCTAATCATCACGCGTCACGAACAGAATGCGGCGCTGATTGCTTCCGGAATTGGCCGGATCACGGGGAAGCCTGGCGTGGTCGCCACCACGTCCGGCCCCGGTGTGTCCAATCTGACCACGAGTCTGATCACGGCAACAGCCGAAGGGGACCCCGTCGTTGCGTTGGGTGGTCAGGTGCCCCAAGACGATATTGGCCGGTTAACTCACCAGAGTATTCCCAGCAAGGAGCTCTTGAGTTCGGCCACGAAGTCTAGCGTGGAAGTTCAGAACGCCAACAGTCTTTCCGAAGCCTTTGCCAACGCCTATCAGACGGCCGTGGCACCCAAGGCCGGCGCAACCTTTATTTCCCTACCGCAAAACGTGTTAAATGGTACCGTCGACCGGCCGGAAATCAAGGCCGTGCCGAGCGTGGACCAGGGGGTGGCCGACGCCGCTACCGTCGACGCCATCGTGGAAAAGATTCAACACGCCAAGTTACCGGTCATCTTAGCCGGTATGCGGGCTTCCGCCAGCAATGTGACGAGTGCCATTCGTGAATTACTTCAGCACGCGGCGATTCCCGTGGTGGAAACGTTCCAAGGGGCCGGCGTGGTTTCACGCGACCTCGTCTCCAACTACTTCGGTCGGGTGGGCTTGTTCCGTAACCAGGTCGGCGATAACCTATTGAAGCAAAGCGATCTGGTCATCACGGTGGGATACGATCCCGTGGAGTACGAAGCGCGGATCTGGAACGCCGATCGGACGGGCGATGTGATTAGTCTGGATAGCGTGGTTCCCGAGATCACGACGGACTATCAACCCGAGATGGTGGTTCACGCCGATATCGCCAAGACGTTGCGGGCCATTGTGCAAAAACTTCCAGCCGACTGGGCGTTGGCTGAAGACGTGCAGGCCGAGCTCGACAAGTCGGGTAAGACGCTGTCCGACCAAGCCGAGGCACCGGTCGCTGACGATGAACATGGGATTCACCCGCTGGCCATCATCCAAGCTCTACAGAATAAAGTCAATGATGAGACCACTGTGACGGTCGACGTCGGTAGTTTCTACATCTGGATGGCCCGGTACTTCCGGAGCTACCAACCACGGCACTTGCTGTTCAGTAACGGGATGCAGACGTTAGGCGTGGCCTTTCCTTGGGCGATTGCCGCGGCTTTAGAACGGCCCGGTCAACCGATCGTTTCCGTTTCCGGTGATGGGGGCTTCCTCTTCTCCGGTCAGGAATTAGAAACGGCGGTCCGGTTGAAGCTCCCAATCGTACACTTAATCTGGGACGACGGCGCCTACGATATGGTTAAATTCCAAGAAATTGCCAAATATGGGCATGAGGCTGGCGTCAGCTTTGGTCCCGTGGACTACGTGAAGTACGCCGAAAGCTTTGGGGCAACTGGATTACGGGTCGATCACGCGGCTGATTTAGCCAGCACGTTAGACCAGGCCTTCCAGGCTGAAGGACCGGTCATCGTTCAAATTCCGGTTGACTATCGGGACAATTTAAAACTAAAATCATTATTGTTGAAAGATGTCTTAAGCTAAAGGGAGTAATGATATGAACGAATCAACCTTGTATCAACACGGGACCTTAGCGTTACTGGTGCCGGGACTACTGACCGGGACCTTAACCATGAAGGAATTGCTGGCACACGGCGATACCGGGATTGGTACCGGCGAAGGCTTGGACGGCGAGCTGATCATCTTAGACGGCAAGCCTTATCAGGTCAACAGTCGCGGCGAGGTCAATGTGGTTTCCGATGAATTTACGTTGCCATTTGCCAACAGTCACTTTGCGGCTTACCGGCCCTTGATGACCGTGGAAAATGCCACGCAAGAGGAATTACACGACCAAGTGTTGGGCCTGACTCACGATAATAATACGTTCTTCTCCATTTTGGTGAAGGGAACCTTTACGGACGTGAAGACCCGTGCCGTGGCGAAATCAGGACGGCCATTCAAGTCGTTGGCGGAAACGGCCAAGAACCAGAGCGTCTTCGATCGTAAGGAAGTAGCCGGCACACTGCTGGGCTACTACTCGCCACAACTCTTTGATGGCGCCGCAGTGGGGGGCTATCATGACCACTTTCTCGCGGACACCCACGATTTCGGTGGGCACCTGCTGGGATTCGGTACGGTCACGGGGGATGTTTTGGTTCAGACCTTCTCCACGCTGGAGCAGCATTTACCCGTGGACAATGCGGCTTACCGGGAACATGATTTCTCGAAGGACGATATCACGAGCGTCATTCATCAAGCCGAATAAAGCAACTTAGCATTAACTTAAAAGCACCTCGCCAATCAGAAATGAGTGGCGAGGTGCTTTCTTAGTCTGTTGATGATTTAAGCTTAGAGGCTTGACCGTAAATTCGGTAACACTAGGTTGCGTGCTGGCCACTTTACCGTTTGCCAAACTTGGTCTGAATCGCTGTGGGTAGGATCGGTAAAAGCCAAAGGGCGGTCTTGTCTCTCGTTTTGAGCCGTCAGCCCGCGACTTGGGAACCCTGACAGCCGCAGGCAACACGCGTCATTATTCCGAACGCAATGCCGTGGCCGCATCCTTCTTGGCGGCCATCCGGGCGGGGATGTGTCCCCCAATCATGGTCAGCACGGTGCTGATTACAATCAAGACAATCCCGTGGACCGGATTCAAGTGGGCCACGTTACTCAGGTCGGTTACATTCTTCAAGACCACGTTTATAGGGAAGGTCAGTAGCCAGGCGATGACAACCCCCAGGACCCCAGAACCAACGCCGAGGATAAAGGTTTCGGCGTCAAACACGCGGGTAATATCTTTCTTCCGCGCCCCCAAGGCCTTCAGAATTCCAATTTCCTTGGTCCGTTCGAGGACGGACGTGTAGGTGATGATGGCAATCATAATCATACTCGTGACCAGTGAAATCCCAGCGAAGGCCACCAGTACGTAGGTAATCGCGCTCATCAAGCCGCCGGTCAGGTCGGAAACGGTCCCGGCCATGTCGGTGTAGATGACCTTGTCCGCCTTGCTCTTGCCGTGGTTGTATTTGTCCAGGTACTTGAGCACCTTGTCCTTGTTCTTAAAGGTGTTCGGGTAGATGAGGATGCCAGATGGCGTGGTCGAGCCCCCAAGGTAGCTGACCAGACTGGTCTTGGTATCCTTGTTGACGGATTGGCCGGTCATGACGTTACTGTCGGCCTTCTTCTGAGCCTTGACAATGTCGGAATTCTTGTTGGCCTTGATGATGTTCTGGGTCAACTTATCGCTGTAAATAATTCCGGAAGACAATACGTTTTCAGAGGACTTGGACTTGACCCGTAAGATACCAGCAATCCGAATCGTGGTGTTGTTCTTATTGTTGTAGAGGCTGTTGGTCGCCTTGT contains:
- a CDS encoding MarR family transcriptional regulator, translated to MKDLGYLAQDISILHRKYYKDTRKAFATLGLNPTAACVLLTVHEHPAVSQNQVAKTLVIDKGLTTREVNKILGLGYLTKTAGTGKTQLLTLTPAGETVVNQVQTIRRNWWQDRFDQTGIDANSPLIPAIEAAVANIIEP
- the alsS gene encoding acetolactate synthase AlsS; the protein is MKDTKTGAQALIQSMINQGIKYVFGIPGAKVDQLFEGIQYSKDPRTPKLIITRHEQNAALIASGIGRITGKPGVVATTSGPGVSNLTTSLITATAEGDPVVALGGQVPQDDIGRLTHQSIPSKELLSSATKSSVEVQNANSLSEAFANAYQTAVAPKAGATFISLPQNVLNGTVDRPEIKAVPSVDQGVADAATVDAIVEKIQHAKLPVILAGMRASASNVTSAIRELLQHAAIPVVETFQGAGVVSRDLVSNYFGRVGLFRNQVGDNLLKQSDLVITVGYDPVEYEARIWNADRTGDVISLDSVVPEITTDYQPEMVVHADIAKTLRAIVQKLPADWALAEDVQAELDKSGKTLSDQAEAPVADDEHGIHPLAIIQALQNKVNDETTVTVDVGSFYIWMARYFRSYQPRHLLFSNGMQTLGVAFPWAIAAALERPGQPIVSVSGDGGFLFSGQELETAVRLKLPIVHLIWDDGAYDMVKFQEIAKYGHEAGVSFGPVDYVKYAESFGATGLRVDHAADLASTLDQAFQAEGPVIVQIPVDYRDNLKLKSLLLKDVLS
- the budA gene encoding acetolactate decarboxylase, whose product is MNESTLYQHGTLALLVPGLLTGTLTMKELLAHGDTGIGTGEGLDGELIILDGKPYQVNSRGEVNVVSDEFTLPFANSHFAAYRPLMTVENATQEELHDQVLGLTHDNNTFFSILVKGTFTDVKTRAVAKSGRPFKSLAETAKNQSVFDRKEVAGTLLGYYSPQLFDGAAVGGYHDHFLADTHDFGGHLLGFGTVTGDVLVQTFSTLEQHLPVDNAAYREHDFSKDDITSVIHQAE